In Deltaproteobacteria bacterium, the sequence GTTCTGCTCGTGGAAAGCCTCCACGGTGCTGCCGAAGTGCTCCGGCTCCCCTCCCACCTCGTTGAGCGAGACCAGCCGGTTGTAGACGTAGAAAGCAGTGTCCTCGAGCCCCTTCGCCATCACCGGCCCGAGCGCCTGCTGCAGCTTGAGCGCGAAGGCGTGCTGGGCGGGGCGCTCGCCCTCCTCCACGTAGGCCGCGAACTTCTGCAGGAGGATGCTGGCGATGAAATCGTAGATGCTCGCGTTCTCGGTCGGATTGCGCCGCTTGGCGCAGGCCACCGCGTCGAGGATGTAGTTTCGGTCCCGATCGTCGACGTGGCCGGGCTCCTCGATGTAGGGGCGGTACACCGGGAAGCAGGCGATCACCTCGATCAGGGCCGAGCGCAGCGCGTAGAGCGTGAAGTCGCGCGTCCACCGGTTGCCTTCCGAGATGCGGTTGAGCTGCCGGGCGAGCAGGTTCATCTCCGACGCCATCGCCGTGTAGAGGACGAGCTTCTTCTTCTGGTAGACGAGCTCGCCGAAATCGATCTCGCCATGGATGAACCGGGCGTAGATCTTCTGCAGCTTCTCCGCGTTCTCCCGGGCGACGAAGATCCCGTTCAGCGAGTTGAGGAAGTCGTAGCCGGTGGTGCCCGCCACCGCCCAACTCGTGGGCAGCGTTTCCGTCCGCCCGAGGATTTTCTCGGCGACCACGTAGAGCGGCCGCTCGAGCCGCGGATCGCGCGTCTGCTGCAGCTCCTCGCGAACCTCGGGCTCCAACTCCTCCCAGCGGATGCCCCGCTGCTGCGCCCGCGCCCGCGCGCGCTGCAGGATGTGCGCCTCCTGCAGCAGCCGGAAATAGCGCCGCGGATACGCGAGCCCGTCCGGATGATCGATCCGCAGGCCGTTCACCCTGCCCTCCGCCAACAGACGCAGCGGCAGCCGGTGGGCGTGCTCGAAGACCTCGGCGTCCTCCATCTTCACGGCGGCGAGCGAATTGATGTCGAAGAAGCGGCGGTAGTTGATCTCCTCCGACGACACCCGCCAGTGGGCGAGCCGGTACGCCTGCGCGTCGAGCAGCTTGTCGAGCAGATCGAAGCTGCGCGGCTTCCCCGCCGTACCGTTGAAGATCCGCACGTTCTCTTCCAGATGCCTGCGCACCGCGGCGCTCGCCGCGCAGAGAGTCGCCACGCGCCGCTTGACCACTTCCTTCTCCCGCCGGCGCTCCTCCAGCCGCGCGGGATCCTTCTCGTGGCGGGACGGCATGTGCTCGAGCACGAAGAGGATGCTCTTCAGCTCGTCCAGGGCCTCGCTCCTCCCGAGCTTCTTCTCCAGGTCCTCGATCCGGTACCCGAGGATCTGCCCGTACGAGCGGGGATTCACCGGGAAGAGATGGTCGTAGTAGCGGACGCGGAACGCGCCCTCGTGCAGCTCGAGCTGGATCTCGCCGCGCTCGAGCACGGCGCCGTATCGATCGCCGAGGACCGGCACCAGCACCTTGTCGGCGAGCTCCTCCTTGACCGGGTGCCATTCGACGTCGAAGAACTTCGCCGCCTGCGCGGAGGGGCCGTTCTCCAGCAAGTCGAGCCAGAGCGCGTTGCCGGACCCGAGCCCCATGTGGTTCGGCACGATGTCGAGCACGTGCCCGAGCCCCGCCTCGTGGAGCGCGGCCGAGAGCCTGTCGTATCCTTCCGCGCCGCCCAGCTCGACATTGATCGACCCGTGGTCGATCACGTCGTAGCCGTGGACCGAACCGGGAGCCGCCTGCAGGATCGGGCTCGTGTACAGGTCGGTGATCCCGAGGTCTGCGAGATAGCGAACGATCGAGGCCGCCGCGTCGAAGGTAAAATCCTTGTGGAGCTGAATCCGGTACGTGGTGACAGGCTGGCGGGCAGCCGCCAGCTCGGCCGCTACCTCATCGAGCAGACGGCGGGCTTGTTCCCGCACGATTTCGCGCTGCACCCTCATTCCGCCGCCTCCCTGTGTGCGGGCGGCGGGGCATCAGGTTCCCGTCACCGCTTGCGGCCGTACCTCTCCGCAAGATGTGCAAGCTCCCGCGCCAGCGCCACGGGCCCGGGCGCGGAAAACAGCTCGGAAATCGACCAGGGCAGGCGAAACGTCCAGTTGTGTGTGCCCACGGTGCCCGGCGTGTTCATCCGGTCCTGCCAGCCGAGCGCATCGGTGATCGGCGTCAGGAGCGCATCGCTGGAGGCGGAATACGCCAGCTCCAGCAGCGCCTTCCGGGTCTCGCCCGTGAATTGCTTCTCGTCGGGTCCGTGGAGACGCGCGAGCTGCGGCTGGCGGAGCTGATACTCGCGCTCCCGGTCTTCCAGGCCTTCCCACCAGCTCCGCAACGATTCGGTGTCGTGCGTGCCCGTCACCGCCACCGATACGTGCGGGAAGCGCGTCACGTCGCGCGGCACGCCCCGGTCGTTTTCCCAGCGAAGCACCTTCGTTCCGGGAATCTCCTGCTCCGCCAACGACGCGCGCACGAAGTTCGGCACCGTCCCGAGATCCTCCGCCAGCACTTCCGCTTTCTCGCCGAGGAGCGCCAGCACCCGCTCGCCCTGTTCGCGCTGCCGGGACTCGTCGGCGGGGATGAAAAAGGGCGTCCGCTTGTCGATGGGACGCGCATACGTCCGGTAGAGGCCGACGACGTGGTCGACGCGGAATGCGTCGTACAGCTCGGCCGCGCGCTCGGCGCGCTGGTGCAACCATGGATCGCCCGCCTCCCGCATCTCTTCCCACCGCGGCACCGGAAGACCCCAGTCCTGGCCCTCCGCGCTATAGGCGTCCGGCGGCACACCGACGGTGGCGTCGAAGCGGAAGAACCGCTGGAAGCTCCACACGTCCGCGGAATCCTCCGCGACCATGAAGGGCAGATCGCCGAGCACCTTGACGCCCTTGGCGTTCGCTTCGGCGCGTCCGGCCCGCCATTGCGAATCCGCGATCCACTGCACGTAGCAGAGCTCGTCGATCTGCTCGCGCAACCGACCGCGCGCCTGGTCCAGCGCCGCCGGGTCGCGATCGCGCAGGGGCGGCTCCCAGTCGCGCCAGCTCTTCTGCCGCTCTTCGTGCAGCGCGCGGTAGAGAGCCCAATCCTCGATCCACGCCGCGTGCTCCTGACGGAATTCGCGAAAAGCCCGATCGCGGTCGGTGCCGCGCTCGCGGTGGAAGAACCGGCGGAAGGCGCGGCCCAAGGCATCCCGCTTGACGCGCCGGTAGTGCGCGAAATCGACGCGCGGCTCACGCCGCAGCCGCGAGAGCTCCGCTTCCTCGTCGGGCGCGAGCGCATCCAGGTCAGGGACGCCGTTCAGGTCGATGTAGACGGGCTCGAGCGCGAACGAGCTGCAAGCGGCATACGGACTGTCCTGCCCTGGCGACACTTCGTTGAACGGCAAGAGCTGCCAGAGCGTGCAGGCGGCGGTGAGCAGCCAGTCCGAGACGCGTCCGGCGTCCGCGTAGCTCCCGAGATCGCCGGCGCCACCCCGCACCGAGGAGAGAGGCAGGAGGAGTCCGGCCCGCCGACCGAGATGGAAGGTGTGAGCCACGGAGCCCTTTTACCCGTCGTGAATTCGATGGCAAGCGGCGATTGCGCGCAAGTTGCCGCTGCGATACAGCGGGCGCATGCCGAAGAAG encodes:
- the treY gene encoding malto-oligosyltrehalose synthase, with protein sequence MRVQREIVREQARRLLDEVAAELAAARQPVTTYRIQLHKDFTFDAAASIVRYLADLGITDLYTSPILQAAPGSVHGYDVIDHGSINVELGGAEGYDRLSAALHEAGLGHVLDIVPNHMGLGSGNALWLDLLENGPSAQAAKFFDVEWHPVKEELADKVLVPVLGDRYGAVLERGEIQLELHEGAFRVRYYDHLFPVNPRSYGQILGYRIEDLEKKLGRSEALDELKSILFVLEHMPSRHEKDPARLEERRREKEVVKRRVATLCAASAAVRRHLEENVRIFNGTAGKPRSFDLLDKLLDAQAYRLAHWRVSSEEINYRRFFDINSLAAVKMEDAEVFEHAHRLPLRLLAEGRVNGLRIDHPDGLAYPRRYFRLLQEAHILQRARARAQQRGIRWEELEPEVREELQQTRDPRLERPLYVVAEKILGRTETLPTSWAVAGTTGYDFLNSLNGIFVARENAEKLQKIYARFIHGEIDFGELVYQKKKLVLYTAMASEMNLLARQLNRISEGNRWTRDFTLYALRSALIEVIACFPVYRPYIEEPGHVDDRDRNYILDAVACAKRRNPTENASIYDFIASILLQKFAAYVEEGERPAQHAFALKLQQALGPVMAKGLEDTAFYVYNRLVSLNEVGGEPEHFGSTVEAFHEQNRLRAQRWPRSLLATATHDTKRGEDIRVRIDALSEVPEDWRKTAIAFARRTEGLRREVDGRFAPDRNEQMLLLQTLLGAWPMRNEELPALRDRLVQYMIKAAKEAKTNTSWIQEDQRWEDALRAYVEGLFTLPLRHPIWKGLQPFAQRLSEIGMHNSLSQVVLKIASPGVPDFYQGTEMWDLSLVDPDNRRPVDFGLRSRVLEEVRASSLSRAELARELYASWEDGRIKLFLTHQALEARKAHPDVFAGGGYEPLAPEGSRAANLCAFARTGRHGQVAIVVAPRMVASLLNGARLPPERYAGTFVPVPGLQPGTALRDTFTGEERVATERGLPVDQLFSTLPVALLIASLRS
- the malQ gene encoding 4-alpha-glucanotransferase, with protein sequence MAHTFHLGRRAGLLLPLSSVRGGAGDLGSYADAGRVSDWLLTAACTLWQLLPFNEVSPGQDSPYAACSSFALEPVYIDLNGVPDLDALAPDEEAELSRLRREPRVDFAHYRRVKRDALGRAFRRFFHRERGTDRDRAFREFRQEHAAWIEDWALYRALHEERQKSWRDWEPPLRDRDPAALDQARGRLREQIDELCYVQWIADSQWRAGRAEANAKGVKVLGDLPFMVAEDSADVWSFQRFFRFDATVGVPPDAYSAEGQDWGLPVPRWEEMREAGDPWLHQRAERAAELYDAFRVDHVVGLYRTYARPIDKRTPFFIPADESRQREQGERVLALLGEKAEVLAEDLGTVPNFVRASLAEQEIPGTKVLRWENDRGVPRDVTRFPHVSVAVTGTHDTESLRSWWEGLEDREREYQLRQPQLARLHGPDEKQFTGETRKALLELAYSASSDALLTPITDALGWQDRMNTPGTVGTHNWTFRLPWSISELFSAPGPVALARELAHLAERYGRKR